The Akkermansia sp. RCC_12PD genome contains the following window.
TGGAAGTCTGATCCGTGCCGTCCCGGAGGAAGCCGCGCTGGCGGTCCCAGGATTCCACGCGGAAATACTCGTCGGCCGGGGCCATTTCCATCGCCCCCCAGGAGACACCCAGGAACTGGCGGCGCGTGCCGTGGGCCGTATCGTCCGGAAGGAAGAGAACCAGGCCGCCTTCTTCAATGAAAGTCTTGAGCTTCTCTTCCATGTCCGCCCGCGGGGGGGGGCCGTGCCAGATCACCAGGGCCTGGGAGGAAAGGTTGAGCTGTCCGGAACGCACGGTATTCGGCATGGTGGCCTTCCTTCCGGGAAGTCCCGGGGGGGCGGCCATCAAGGAGAGGATTTTGCCCGCTTCCCCGGAAGGTCCGTTGATCAGGATGTTTGCCAAGGGCTTGGGAGCGAAGGTGAAGAAGGAAATGTCGTCCCTGGAAAAATCGTCATGGGGCAGGGAAACGTAGCCGAAGCCGGATTCCTTGTCCTGCGGCAGGGGGATTTCCTTGCGGATGGTGGTTGTTTCCCCGGCCAGCTGGAGGGTAGAGGTAGTTACAGAGTTATTTACGGAAATGTTCACTGGAACTTCCTCCGGCTGGTTGGGATCGAAACCCTGCCGTAAAATCTCCATGTCCAGCACCAGCCTGCCGTTGTTGATCTGGGCCTGCGTGATTCTGATGCCTCGGTTGGTTTCCGGCCTGTCTCGCAGCGCCATGATACGGATAGAAGGAGGAATGGGAAGAGCCGCCAGCCTCTGGCGTACGCTGGACCATACCGGAGAATTGGGCCGCCAGGAGGACGATTGCATGTCTGAGGCAATCCAGATTTCCGTCTTTCCGGAGGCGGATTCCTCCAGATAGGGAATGGCCTTCTGGAGCAGGGAGGGGATGTCCGCTCCGCCGTCCGTCACTTTGCTGACGGTCAGGTCTGCCAGGGCGTCCGGTGCGGGAATCTGGGTAATGGTTTCAGTGGTGGAGTCAAGGAGGGACAGGCGGCAGCTTGACAGTTGGTCAAAGGTGGATT
Protein-coding sequences here:
- a CDS encoding BatA domain-containing protein, with product MSFTSPWLLWTLFAASIPIIIHLVNRWRHRSVHWAAMEFLLRAARETRGTKKLLHYLILALRVLAVVALVTAFARPLLGSFFGWGSSGLNEVLLVLDRSASMDARPDKTNSLRDTVPPLVKSTFDQLSSCRLSLLDSTTETITQIPAPDALADLTVSKVTDGGADIPSLLQKAIPYLEESASGKTEIWIASDMQSSSWRPNSPVWSSVRQRLAALPIPPSIRIMALRDRPETNRGIRITQAQINNGRLVLDMEILRQGFDPNQPEEVPVNISVNNSVTTSTLQLAGETTTIRKEIPLPQDKESGFGYVSLPHDDFSRDDISFFTFAPKPLANILINGPSGEAGKILSLMAAPPGLPGRKATMPNTVRSGQLNLSSQALVIWHGPPPRADMEEKLKTFIEEGGLVLFLPDDTAHGTRRQFLGVSWGAMEMAPADEYFRVESWDRQRGFLRDGTDQTSIPANRLRAIRRKPLAGKYRVLASWDDGTCALGQVRAGAGSALFLTTLPKYSWSNLADGHLLLPLLQRMADRGAERFSSAISLRVNDPALPQSATDVPMRMDDAQGSHPSGSPVDTAGVYRLGAQTYAVNRPWSEDNPDQITDEKIHILLPDAAISATQGGVENPSLVQEAWKLFLLIALGCLLLEALLCLPKRTAKRPIPANRL